CAGCTGGGGGTGTTCTCAAGAGCCCGCGGGAGGAGGAAAGCGAAGAGATCTTCGTGTCCTGAGCCGCTGTGGTTGGATGCTGGCGCGGCTCCCGGGAATGCCGCGGCTCTGAGGAAgatcctggcactgccagggctgctggggctgcaggtgagGGGTGCCAGCTCCCCATGGCACACCAGGTTTGGGGCTGTCCtggctgggggggggggttggggtctAACGGGGCTTTTTGGGAGTTgggtgctgagctgggagctcaTTTTTGGGCAGCCAGGTGGTGTTCCTggtgggacaggacaggacaggaaaaaggaaaggaaaaagaaaggaaaaggaaaaggaaaagaggaaaaggaaaggaaaaggaaaaggaaaaggaaaaaggaaaaggaaaaggaaaggaaaggaaaggaaaggaaaggaaaggaaaggaaaggaaaggaaaggaaaaaggaaaggaaaaaagaaaggaaaggaaaaaggaaaggaaaaaggaaaggaaaaaagaaaggaaaggaaaaaaaaaggaaaggaaaaagaaaggaaaggaaaggaaaggaaaggaaaggaaaggaaaggaaaggaaaggaaaggaaaaggaaaggaaaggaaaggaaaggaaaggaaaggaaaggaaaggaaaggaaaggaaaggaaaggaaaggaaaaaagaaaggaaaggaaaagaaaaaggaaaagaaaaaggaaaagaaaaaaaaagaaaggaaaaaggaaaggaaaaaacaaaggaaaagaaaaaagaaaggaaaggaaaaaagaaaggaaaggaaaggaaaggaaaggaaaaggaaaggaaaggaaaggaaaaggaaaggaaaggaaaggaaaggaaaagaaaggaaaggaaaggaaaggaaaggaaaggaaaggaaaggaaaggaaaggaaagggaaaggaaaggaaaggaaaggaaaggaaaggacaCGGTGGGACAGGAAACTCTGTCCCCCACAGCCCCCGtggctccagctctgcacaggagctCAGCGGTTTCCACCAGCGCCTGTAGCCaacccgtgcctcagtttccctcctTTCAAAAGCAGCACAATGCCAGGCGGTGTCTGGCAAGGCGTGAGGGAATCAGCTGCTTGTGTCCACCCCCAGGGGACAAACAGACACACTGTCCCCCCACGGACACGTCACACGGCCGGGGCTGTTGGCCcggcttcagctgcagctgccccccGGGCACGTCCCTGCCCGGGATGGGCCCAGCTCTGCCGTGCCAGGGGCCGTgccaggggacaggcagggggacagggagtgTCCCCTGTGCGGGCCGGCAGGCTGGGGGAGTGAGGAAGAAACGCTGCTGGATGTGGAGGAAGGCTCGGGGAGGGTAAGGGGGTgcggctgggctgggaggggaatGGGCTTGGGGACCACCGAGTGTCCTTTGGGGTTTAGGGGCTGtcctttggggtttggggactgtcctttggggtttggggactGTTCTTTAGGGTTTGGGGGCTGTCCTTTGGGGTTTCGGGGACTGTCCTTTAGGGTTTGGGGACTGtcctttggggtttggggactGTTCTTTAGGGTTTGGGGGACTGtcctttggggtttgggggactGTCCTTTAGGGTTTGGGGACTGtcctttggggtttggggactGTTCTTTAGGGTTTGGGGGCTGTTCTTTAGGGTTTGGGGGCTGtcctttggggtttgggggctgtcctttggggtttggggactGTTCTTTAGGGTTTGGGGACTGTTCTTTAGGGTTTGGGGGACTGtcctttggggtttgggggactGTTCTTTAGGGTTTGGGGGACTGTCCTTTAGGGTTTGGGGGCTGtcctttggggtttgggggctgtcctttggggtttgggggaccACTGACTGtcctttggggtttgggggctgtcctttggggtttggggactgtcctttggggtttggggaccACTGACTGTCCTTTNNNNNNNNNNNNNNNNNNNNNNNNNNNNNNNNNNNNNNNNNNNNNNNNNNNNNNNNNNNNNNNNNNNNNNNNNNNNNNNNNNNNNNNNNNNNNNNNNNNNNNNNNNNNNNNNNNNNNNNNNNNNNNNNNNNNNNNNNNNNNNNNNNNNNNNNNNNNNNNNNNNNNNNNNNNNNNNNNNNNNNNNNNNNNNNNNNNNNNNNTTCTTTGTGGTTTGGGGACTGtcctttggggtttggggactGTTCTTTAGGGTTTGGGGACTGTCCTTTAGGGTTTGGGGGCTGtcctttggggtttggggactgtcctttggggtttgggggctgtTCTTTAGGGTTTGGGGGCCACTGACTGTCCTTTAGGGTTTGGGGACTGTCCTTTAGGACCTCCAATTGTCCTTTAGGGCATGGGGACCACTGACTGTCATTTCtagatataaaaataatatttattctaTGAATAATAATCTATTATATATAGtaatatatttgcatttatatataatatttatatattttatatatatctgcttcttctcttctcttctcttctcttctcttctcttctcttctcttctcttctcttctcttctctctcttctcttctcttctctctcctcttccCAAAATCTTCCAAAACTTCCAAAACGTCCCTTCCCAAGCTGATTCTGCACAAtccattttcccctccccagctctgtcacccCACGGAGCTGCCACCGTCACGCCGGCTCCATCCCGGAGCGGTGGCACCGGCtctcctgggcagggggagcccctggcagctcccccaggagccacccctgtccccccctGCCAGGACTGCACACCCGGTGTCCCCTGACCCTTCTTGTCTTGCAGGAATGGCTGAGAGCGGCCAGGGGGGGCTGAGGGGTGCCCCTGGCAGCACCCAGGTGAGCCACGGCTCTGGGGGGTgtgggggcactgccagggggctgggggtggctgggcagggctctCATGGCTGAGCTCACAGTGCTTTCATCTCCTattaatctgatttttaaaaaaaaaaaacccaaatgttgtgttttctctgcattttgcaCCCCTAGCAcactgggggagggggaggctgctgtgaccccccccccttcctgctcctgccccatttccaagccccctgagcagctcctgcaggtccCTCTCAAGGGGTGGAAGCCCCCAAGTTTCCACCTGCTGAAGAATTCGGTGTAAACTGGAAGaactgggcaggggctgagctctgaCACAGCACTGGGAATTCCCCTTggagggtcctggggggtcctggggggcacccccaggtgtggcacagcccgggcaggggctgagccaggTCCTGGTGCTGCCCCACAGGACgtggctgagcccagggaggaCGAGGGCAGCCAGGTCCTGGCAGCCACCCCGAGCCCGGGCAGCGTGGAGGACACGTatgagctgctggagaggctgggcaggtgaggggagctgggcaggtgagggggtctgggcaggtgagggggtctgggcaggtgaggggggtctgggcaggtgagggggtctgggcaggtgagggggagtctgggcaggtgagggggagtctgggcaggtgaggggggtctgggcaggtgaggggggtctgggcaggtgAGGGGGATCCGGGCAGGTGAGGGAGTCTGGGCAGGTGAGGGGGTCTGGGCAGGTGagggggggtctgggcaggtgAGAGGGTCTGGGCAGGTGAGTAGCACCCACCCCTGCTCAGCAGGTTGCAGGAAAGTGAAGAAAGGGCAGGCAGGGATCCAGGCAGGTGAGCAGAAATCCAGGCAGGTGAGCAGGTATCCTGGCAGGTGAGGGGGATTCAGGCAGGTGGGGACAGCCTGGAGTGGGATCCAGGCAGGTGAACAGGAACCACCACAGATGAGCAGGTCGCAGGCAGGTgaacacagggcaggcagggatccAGGCAGGTGAGCAGGGATCCGGGCAGGTAAGGAGAAATCTCGGCAGGTCAGTGGGATCTGGGTAGGTGGGGACAGCCTGGAGTGGGATCTGGGCAGTTGAGTGGGATCTAGGCAGGTGAGGGGGATCCAGGCAGGTCAGCAGGAATCCAGGCAGGTGAATGAGATCTAGGCAGGTGAATGGGATCTGGGCAGGTGAGGGGGATCTGGGCAGGTAAGAAGAAATCTCAGCAGGTCAGTGGGATCTGGGCAGGTGAGTGGGATGTACCACAGGTAAGCAGGGATCCAGGCAGGTCAGTGGGATCTGGGCAGGTGAGGGGGATCCAGGCAGGTGAGCAGGGATCTGGGGCAGGTGGGGACAGCCTGGAGTGGGATCTGGGCAGCTGAGTGGGATCTACCACAGGTAAGCAGGGATCCAGGCAGGTGAGGGGGATCTGGGCAGGAGAGTGGGATCCAGGCAGGTGAGCAGGGATCTGGGGCAGGTGGGGACAGCCTGGAGTGGGATCCAGGCAGGTGAGCAGGACCCACCACAGGTGAGCAGGTCGCAGGCAGGCGAGCACAGGGATCCAGGCAGGGGCTCAGGCAGGAGggatcccagctccagggacccccagggctgcccagggattTCTGGGCTCTTGCCCGGGCCCGGGGTCAGCCCAGCCGAGCCGCAGCCCCGCTCTCGCTGCAGCGGCCACTTCGGCGAGGTGAGGCTGTGCCGCGAGCGCAGCACCGGCGCCTTCTACGCCGCCAAATTCGTGAAgatgcggcggggccggggcggccgcCCGGGGCTGGAGCGGGCTCGGGTGCAGCGGGAGGTCTCCATCCTCCGCCAGCTCCAGCACCCCAACATCATCCAGCTCCACGAGCTCTTCTCCAGCACGGCCGAGGCGGTGCTCGTCCTGGAGCTGTGAGTGGGGTCCCggtggggtgggggggacaCCCCCTTTTTGTGGCGCGTGTTGGAGGCGGCCGAGCTCCGCCGTCCCCGCCCCGCGCAGGATCCGCGGTGGGGAGCTCTTCGACTTCATTGCGGAGAAGGAGATGCTGTCGGAGGAGGAGGCCATCGAGTTCCTGGGGCAGATCCTGCGCGGGGTGGAATACCTGCACGCCCGCCTCATCGCTCACTTCGACCTCAAGGTGCCCGTGGGGACCCCCCAGCCTCACCCCCTGAGGATGCAAGGAGTGCCAGGCATCTCCAGAGCCCTGGTCCCACTCTTCTCAGCTTCCCGGGGTGCTGCTGTGACCCCCACCACCCCTCGGTCacctcagccctgtccccacagcctgaGAACATcatgctgcaggagaaggatgTCCCCAAGCCCTGGATCAAGATCATTGACTTCgggctggcccagcagctggagcatggcACCACCTACAAGAGCCTCTGTGGGACCCCCCAGTACATCGGTacggggctgggggtccctgcactgctgggctgctcaGCCAGGGTGGGGATGGGACCCCCAGGCATGCTCCTGTCCCCATGatgtcccagcctggctctgtgtttgCCCCCAGCTCCTGAAGTGATCAATTATGAGCCGCTGAGCCCCGCGACCGACATGTGGTGAGGAGTCAGGACCTGGGGGGGGCACAacagggggagctgggggtgggtGGGACCCCCCTGGGTGCCACAGGGCatggggggtcccagggaggGCAGCACCTGACCCCCACCTCTGCATTGCAGGAGCATCGGAGTCATCACCTACATTCTGTGAGTGTGGGGCAATGCTCTCTGTGGctgggggaaactgaggcacagcgACGCTGTGGGTGCTGGGGTGGCCGAGCCGGCGCTGTCCCGGCACTCAGCAGCTGTGttgtgtccccacaggctcaGTGGCCTGTCCCCCTTCCAGGGTGAGACGGATGCTGAGACCCTCTCCAACGTGGTGGCTGGTGCCTACGAGTTTGAGCAGCGCTGCTTCAGCCAGACCTCGGACATGGCCAAGGACTTCATCCGCAGGCTGCTGGTGAAGGAGCCACAGTGAGGCCCCATcccctccatctccttcccATCTCTGCCCTCACCTCCACCTCTGttatccccatccccatctcaaTCTCATCCTGGGCCCAACCTCATCttcatccccatccccacctccaTCATCCCCATCTCTCTTTCCATCTCCATCTGAgtctccatcccatcccatcccatcccatcccatcccatcccatcccatcccatcccatcccatcccatcccatcccatcccatctccaTCCCATCATTATTTCCATCTCTATCTCATCCACATCTCCATCCTCACCATCTCCACCTCCATCTGGTTCCCTTCTCTGTCCCCACCAGCACCATCCTGAGACTGACCCCGACTGTAACACTATCCCTAAATTAATCTTGACACTAAcactaaccctaaccctaaccctgaccctgcccctgactctgaccctgACCCAGACTCTGACCCTCACCCTAACCCAGATCCTGACCCCAACCctacccctaaccctgacccgaaccctgactctgaccctaaccctaaccctaaccctaaccctaaccctaaccctaaccctaaccctaaccctaaccctcaCCCTAACCCAGATCCTGACCCCAACCctacccctaaccctgacccgaaccctgactctgaccctgaccctaaccctgaccctaaccctgaccctgatcctgaccctaaccctgaccctaaTCCTACTccaaaccctaaccctgactcaGACCGTGATCCTAACCCCAAACACTAACACTAAcactaaccctaaccctaaccctaaccctaaccctaaccctaaccctaaccctaacctaaccccaaaccctaaccctaaccccaaaccctgaccctaaccctgaccctaacctgaccctgaccctgaccctgaccctgaccctgaccctgaccctaaccctgaccctgacccaaaccctaacccacaccctaaccctaaccctgactTGACCCTGAtcctaaccctgaccctaaccTAACCTCAAACCCTaaccccaaaccctaaccctaacctgaccctaagcctgaccctaaccctgaccccaaaccctgacccagaccgtgaccccaaaccctgaccctgaccctgac
This window of the Passer domesticus isolate bPasDom1 chromosome 32, bPasDom1.hap1, whole genome shotgun sequence genome carries:
- the LOC135288149 gene encoding death-associated protein kinase 2-like isoform X2 — translated: MAESGQGGLRGAPGSTQDVAEPREDEGSQVLAATPSPGSVEDTYELLERLGSGHFGEVRLCRERSTGAFYAAKFVKMRRGRGGRPGLERARVQREVSILRQLQHPNIIQLHELFSSTAEAVLVLELIRGGELFDFIAEKEMLSEEEAIEFLGQILRGVEYLHARLIAHFDLKPENIMLQEKDVPKPWIKIIDFGLAQQLEHGTTYKSLCGTPQYIAPEVINYEPLSPATDMWSIGVITYILVRRMLRPSPTWWLVPTSLSSAASARPRTWPRTSSAGCWRRMSAAECLVHPWIKPLSRKQALSRSRSSINMRNFRKFNARRKWKLSYNTVSACNRLCRVRREDEELRCCESDQEEERIPHAVLLRRRRSSCS
- the LOC135288149 gene encoding death-associated protein kinase 2-like isoform X4 — encoded protein: MAESGQGGLRGAPGSTQDVAEPREDEGSQVLAATPSPGSVEDTYELLERLGRIRGGELFDFIAEKEMLSEEEAIEFLGQILRGVEYLHARLIAHFDLKPENIMLQEKDVPKPWIKIIDFGLAQQLEHGTTYKSLCGTPQYIAPEVINYEPLSPATDMWSIGVITYILLSGLSPFQGETDAETLSNVVAGAYEFEQRCFSQTSDMAKDFIRRLLVKEPQRRMSAAECLVHPWIKPLSRKQALSRSRSSINMRNFRKFNARRKWKLSYNTVSACNRLCRVRREDEELRCCESDQEEERIPHAVLLRRRRSSCS
- the LOC135288149 gene encoding death-associated protein kinase 2-like isoform X3, whose translation is MAESGQGGLRGAPGSTQDVAEPREDEGSQVLAATPSPGSVEDTYELLERLGSGHFGEVRLCRERSTGAFYAAKFVKMRRGRGGRPGLERARVQREVSILRQLQHPNIIQLHELFSSTAEAVLVLELIRGGELFDFIAEKEMLSEEEAIEFLGQILRGVEYLHARLIAHFDLKPENIMLQEKDVPKPWIKIIDFGLAQQLEHGTTYKSLCGTPQYIAPEVINYEPLSPATDMWSIGVITYILLSGLSPFQGETDAETLSNVVAGAYEFEQRCFSQTSDMAKDFIRRLLAPHERGRVPGAPLDQAPEQEAGAEPEPFLHQHEKLPQVQRPQEVEALLQHRVRLQPAVPCEEGG
- the LOC135288149 gene encoding death-associated protein kinase 2-like isoform X1, producing the protein MAESGQGGLRGAPGSTQDVAEPREDEGSQVLAATPSPGSVEDTYELLERLGSGHFGEVRLCRERSTGAFYAAKFVKMRRGRGGRPGLERARVQREVSILRQLQHPNIIQLHELFSSTAEAVLVLELIRGGELFDFIAEKEMLSEEEAIEFLGQILRGVEYLHARLIAHFDLKPENIMLQEKDVPKPWIKIIDFGLAQQLEHGTTYKSLCGTPQYIAPEVINYEPLSPATDMWSIGVITYILLSGLSPFQGETDAETLSNVVAGAYEFEQRCFSQTSDMAKDFIRRLLVKEPQRRMSAAECLVHPWIKPLSRKQALSRSRSSINMRNFRKFNARRKWKLSYNTVSACNRLCRVRREDEELRCCESDQEEERIPHAVLLRRRRSSCS